The Mya arenaria isolate MELC-2E11 chromosome 15, ASM2691426v1 genomic sequence ACTAAACGGATATCGTCCACCCTAGCTTGCCGTGAAAACCGTTACAAAACGAAGCACAACGTGACAAAACTGGAAAGGAACTTCAGATGCCGGGAATAACATATGATTCCCGCCCCCCTACGTACGATTTATAACTTGCGTAACGGCCTATTACGTACTGTCACGAACTGTCACGTACTGTCACGTGTCATTGCGTTTACCCCGTTTTACTACGACCTACTACGTTTCTCATCCACACCTTGGCTGCCGTGGCAaattttttgacagtttaaaattctGGCCCGGCATGCACGGCAATAACGGTCTGTCACGTTTGCATATCTCGTTCCCCCGCGCTGTCTTACGTTTATCCCGTTTTCTCCACGGTGGTCTgaaacggggctgccgtggccaccgggaacatagtgtaaacgtagcattaATTTTGCATTCTTCCGCCTTTCGAAATGTTTCTAGGATTTTAGCCAAGTTTTTATATGACGGTGTGCTGCAGATGAACGCCAAGGTGCTAAGAAAGAGACGAGAACGATGCAGCAGAACAATTATCAATTGGACAGAAAATCTTGCGAATAGTGTTTGATAAAAGTAATTAAAGACTTAActcaaaactgttttaaagtcTGTATATATTTGGGATCATATTCAAGTTtttatccaaataaatattaaattattttaggcACTTCACTTTAGCCAAATCCTTAGTTTAAAACGCAACGgctaaaattaattttaaccaATCGTTCTGTattggtttatattttgttaaaaaacgcAGAAAAACACACGTGCAATTGAATGCGataaaattatgtgtttttaaatgtcCTGAAGAAAAGTGAAAACAGATGGCATAAGATGGAGTGGATCTTTGCCTCCTTTACTTTATTGATCAACGCAAtggaaaaatgataaaatattaatgaaacacTATTTATACAGCCGAAAACATGAAAACCAACACAAGTATAGTTTATTGAAGACTTCTGAAATATACATGCAACCATGATagtttggttttatttaaacatcatCTTACTTCCTGTTAATCTCAAGCGGCCTGTAAATGACTGATACACCATTCCAGCGTAATAGGGGAAACCGGATACGCCGTAGCGTCCGTTTAAGTTAGCAGTGTAGCAGCCATTATACCACCAACCGCCGTGGTACGTATAGGCACAGTTGGTTGGAGACTGGTGATCCATATCGTGGTCGTAAGTCGAAAATGCCTGGCCGTCGTGGTATGGCGATAGTATGTTGATCGAGCTCACTTTAAAGAGgataatgtaaacaatgaacaagcatgtctgataaaaaagaaaagtaattaaaaaatcaaataatttccACTGTTAAAAATCTTGAAATcccatctttttcaaaatcatttccaCAGTTGTCAATCTTCAAGGGctttgcattttcatttaatacgtttctgttttgttgtatatattgcctttgtgacatttatttaatgaaatatacatgtaatcagtattgaaatttgaaaactatGTTGCTTACACCTTTTCTGAAATGTAAAACTTTGGTATGCTTCATATTTGGTTCTTCAAAGAATCATTTTCTGCTATGGTCATAATAATCGTTTATATACATaagaataaagttaaaataaaaacagcgTGCAGACATATACTACAAATCTAGAAGAAGTTTGTTTTCTGCTTTCACATGAATATTCCTAATATATTTCTTCTCAGTATATATTTGTTATCGTAATATTGCATATCTATTAttttagtgtgtgtataccacgtgataaattacgtcataaatggtacgtcggaaggcaatatttttgctttaaataaagactttaaacaaggataactttattatttattcaccATATTTAAACGAAACTTGGCGCAGTCTACGACACTTAAATAGCCCCACATTCGGTCTTAAACTAGAGTTTGATTATGGGTTTAGTGTCTTAAAGACAAACCTTTTCACCAAACCGCCAACTGAttgagcactgtcaaaacattatttacaggtttgtcgaagtgtttgagaaaAGTAATCACCTAAacaaactccggttataaaacgaaggcggtgctctttaagcggcatagactgtcatttgtttcattaaaaaaaataaagaaaaagaaaagtaatgtttgttttaagtcatcattcgaagcaatattttgccttccaacgtagtatttatgacgtaatttataaGACGGTAAACACACACTGTATTTTAATAGTTGGTACTCTGTAGAACCAGGGCTTATTAAATATTCtcttttgttattaaaacaaaatcaatgaaattcGGAGGAATTACTTATTTTGGATCCAGTAACCATTAAGATGCGTTAACTATAAAGTGTCCTGCCATAAAAAAGAGCAAAGATCATTTAAATGGCGTTTTCATGATAACTACAACTATTACATTTTTACTAACAAACTTGTTCTACAGTATGAAAAGatcataataaaattaaactatACAACGTTGCCATAATGGGCCCTTTCAGCACCGATTAAACCATACCAAAACTCCCTCGAACATAATTTCGAATCTATTcacatataaattttatttcgaatctttaagaaatgttaatattttaatagttcAAAACTGTAGGAGTAAAGGGCTTTGAAGAAGCAATTCAAGATATATGAAACAGACCAGAGAATGAAATCTTACGGTGTAATGAATCAACTCTGTTGCCCACACGTAGCGTATAGTTTGATCCATTTCCAACACTAAACCCGCCGTAAACGTCATACGCCCTAGTTCCGTTAGGTGCTTGTAGGTCAATACGTAACGTGTTGTTTCGCCGTGAGGTCAGTTCATTTAGAAGCCGCAAACCTTATGCAATTTACAAGTAAAAATGCTATAAAGTAATGAATACACGATTGTAATGTTTTGCATTAGGCAAAACATTTCTTCTTTGTTCCGGTACACAATATCCTATAATAGGATATTTGAAGAAGTAACTGGACTTGGTccatatgtttatatgtatggcTCGACGAAGTGAAAGTTGAaattaactatatttatttaaaaggaaCATATATACACAGGAAAAAATCAAATAGCAAGGTCCAACATAGGGCATGTTAATGTCACTGTAAAGTAACAAGTACGGCAGAACACATGCAAGAGCCTTTGCATGATATATTATTGGCACCAAATATTTAACAGaacaaaataagtataaatttTACTTTCGGCAGGTAAACAGCGATTACTGCATTAAGtattcttttaaattaatacCAAAACCTCTGTCAAATTGAGAAAGCATTCCGAGTATTCAAAATACCTAGCCAAAACTCTCCATGGAGCGATCCAAAACCATTCTCATAGCTgctaaaattattgtaaaagtCCACACTACCATTGACTCTGTGTTGGAACACCTgcaaaatacaaactattttttaccTTACCAGTAATACGTTCGTGGAATTGCGGCCTTAGCCGATTGCCTCAATATCACATCAATGTGATAGAGATACAGTTTGATGTCAGTGGATTTT encodes the following:
- the LOC128218812 gene encoding ryncolin-1-like, producing the protein MRYVAKVLSSPEAIVLFCGCLHVTISSGPCVDLDVKGCQTNPQLCQDPLLAEVTCPVMCNKCPNVPQTTPAATTADCSDLLNRGRSWPSGVYTIVTWKTHTKADVFCDMETDGGGWTVFQHRVNGSVDFYNNFSSYENGFGSLHGEFWLGLRLLNELTSRRNNTLRIDLQAPNGTRAYDVYGGFSVGNGSNYTLRVGNRVDSLHLSSINILSPYHDGQAFSTYDHDMDHQSPTNCAYTYHGGWWYNGCYTANLNGRYGVSGFPYYAGMVYQSFTGRLRLTGSKMMFK